The nucleotide window GGGCCATGGGCGCCACTGAGGTTGAGCAGCATGCTGTCATGGCCGGCCACGGGGATCACCCGCAGGTCGGTGACCACCGGGGTGCTGGTATGAACGGCGGGATTGGTCTGCATATTCATGATTGTTGTCTCGCAGTATTCAGTGGGTCTGGCCCAGGGCCGAGGGGGCCTTGAGGTCATCGGAAGGGGCGCCCTTTGGGCGAATGCGTACGAAGAAGATGGCAATGGCCGCCAGCACCGAGGTCACGGCCAGGCCATACAGCCCACCCTGGATCGAGCCGGTCTGCTGCTCCAGCAGGCCGAAGGTGGTGGGGGCAACAAAGCCCCCGAGGTTGCCGACCGAGTTGATCAGGGCGATCACTGCCGCCGCGATGCGGGCATCCAGGTAACCCTGCGGGATCGGCCAGAACAGTGACGATGCCGACTTGAAACCGATGGCCGCAAAGCACACGGCGACAAAGGCGAACACCGGGCCACCGGTGGTGGACATGAACATGCCGATGGCGGCGACCACCAGGGCACCGGCCACCCAGGCCTGCTGGAACTTCCAGCGCGCGGAGCCGGCGGCGAAGGCGTACATGGCCAGGATCGAGATCAGCCACGGGATCGAGTTGAAGAAGCCGACCTGCAGGTCGCTGAGGTCACCCATGCGCTTGATGATGCTGGGCAGCCAGAAGGTGGCAGCGTAGATGGTCAACTGGATGCAGAAGTAGATCACGCAGAACAGCACGATCTGGCGGTCCTTGAGCAGGCTCCAGGCCGAAGCCTTGACCGTACCCACGGCTTCGCGCTCATGCTGCTCGCGGTCGATGGTGGCCACCAGCGCGTCCTGCTCGGCCTGGCTCAACCACTTGGCATCGTGCGGCTTGGAGTCCAGCCAGAAAAACACGAAGAAGCACAAGGCGACCGAGGCCATGCCTTCGATGAACAGCATCCACTGCCAGCCATGCATGCCCAGGCCCTGGATCTGCATCAACGCCCCGGCCAGCGGCCCGGAAATCAGCGAAGCCAGCGCTGAACCGCTGAGGAAGATGGCAATCGCCTTGCCGCGCTCGGCGCCTGGCAGCCAGCGGGTGAAGTAGTAGATCACCCCAGGGAAGAAGCCCGCCTCGGCAACACCCAGCAGAAAGCGCAGTACGTAGAACTGGGTTTCGTTCTGCACAAAGGCCATGGCCGTGGCCACCAGCCCCCAGGTGAACATGATGCGGGTCAGCCAAAGCCGC belongs to Pseudomonas putida NBRC 14164 and includes:
- a CDS encoding MFS transporter, translating into MNDILAPSARNDGDALASAVAKVKRHVLPLFVIMFIVNYLDRVNIGFIRPHLESDLGISAAAYGFGAGLFFIGYALFEVPSNMLLQKVGARLWLTRIMFTWGLVATAMAFVQNETQFYVLRFLLGVAEAGFFPGVIYYFTRWLPGAERGKAIAIFLSGSALASLISGPLAGALMQIQGLGMHGWQWMLFIEGMASVALCFFVFFWLDSKPHDAKWLSQAEQDALVATIDREQHEREAVGTVKASAWSLLKDRQIVLFCVIYFCIQLTIYAATFWLPSIIKRMGDLSDLQVGFFNSIPWLISILAMYAFAAGSARWKFQQAWVAGALVVAAIGMFMSTTGGPVFAFVAVCFAAIGFKSASSLFWPIPQGYLDARIAAAVIALINSVGNLGGFVAPTTFGLLEQQTGSIQGGLYGLAVTSVLAAIAIFFVRIRPKGAPSDDLKAPSALGQTH